In Acidiphilium acidophilum, one genomic interval encodes:
- the nuoI gene encoding NADH-quinone oxidoreductase subunit NuoI yields the protein MTSAIRTLWLTFLHLFHKAETIQYPEQQPYLSPRYRGRIVLTRDPDGEERCVSCYLCAAVCPVDCISLQKTAEPDKWTPEHFRINFSRCIFCGFCEEACPTSAIQLIPDFEMSEFSRQNLVYEKENLLIAGTGKVPDYNFYRVAGVNAFGKDKGKALNESEPVDPRGLLP from the coding sequence ATCACCAGCGCCATCCGCACCCTCTGGCTCACCTTCCTCCATCTGTTCCACAAAGCCGAGACCATCCAGTACCCGGAGCAACAGCCCTATCTCTCGCCGCGCTACCGGGGCCGCATCGTCCTGACCCGCGATCCGGACGGCGAGGAACGCTGCGTATCCTGCTATCTCTGCGCCGCGGTCTGCCCGGTCGACTGCATCAGCCTGCAGAAAACCGCCGAGCCCGATAAATGGACCCCCGAACATTTCCGGATCAACTTCTCCCGCTGCATCTTCTGCGGCTTCTGCGAGGAAGCCTGCCCAACCTCCGCGATCCAGCTGATCCCCGATTTCGAAATGAGCGAGTTCTCCCGCCAGAACCTCGTCTACGAAAAGGAAAACCTGCTGATCGCCGGCACCGGCAAGGTGCCCGACTACAATTTCTACCGGGTCGCCGGCGTCAATGCCTTCGGCAAGGACAAAGGCAAGGCCCTGAACGAATCCGAACCGGTCGACCCCAGGGGATTGCTGCCATGA
- the nuoJ gene encoding NADH-quinone oxidoreductase subunit J — protein MTLDPFNIVFYAAAAFSLVTTALAITRSNPVYGLLNFVLSLLGMAVIFFVLGAPFAAALEVIVYAGAIMVLFLFVVMMLKLDRNAAARETSWIPRTIWIVPILLGAALGGELIFVLLNHAGGAASRHVVVSPQAVGIRLFTTDIGAVELASMLLLAGLIGAYHLGRPTKAGD, from the coding sequence ATGACCCTCGATCCCTTCAACATCGTCTTCTACGCCGCCGCCGCGTTCAGCCTGGTCACCACCGCCCTCGCCATCACCCGGTCCAACCCGGTCTACGGCCTGCTCAACTTCGTGCTGTCCCTGCTCGGCATGGCGGTGATCTTCTTCGTCCTCGGCGCGCCCTTCGCCGCCGCGCTCGAAGTCATCGTCTACGCCGGCGCGATCATGGTGCTGTTCCTCTTCGTGGTCATGATGCTCAAGCTCGACCGTAACGCCGCCGCCCGCGAAACCAGCTGGATACCCCGCACCATCTGGATCGTCCCCATCCTGCTCGGCGCCGCCCTCGGCGGTGAACTCATCTTCGTCCTGCTCAACCATGCGGGCGGTGCGGCGAGCCGCCATGTCGTGGTCTCGCCCCAGGCGGTCGGCATCCGCCTGTTCACCACCGATATCGGCGCGGTCGAACTCGCCTCGATGCTCCTGCTCGCAGGGCTGATCGGCGCCTATCACCTCGGCCGTCCGACCAAAGCGGGAGACTGA
- the nuoK gene encoding NADH-quinone oxidoreductase subunit NuoK produces the protein MVTLSWQAPTALAAILFAIGMLGLLARRSLVFVLMSIEIMLNAVALLFITAGMRWGDPQGQIMFIFVINLAGAEIALGLILLLRLRARITTLDGDKATLLRDVKA, from the coding sequence ATGGTCACACTCTCCTGGCAGGCGCCCACCGCGCTCGCCGCCATCCTCTTCGCCATCGGCATGCTCGGCCTGCTCGCCCGCCGCAGCCTCGTCTTCGTGCTGATGTCGATCGAAATCATGCTCAACGCTGTCGCCCTGCTGTTCATCACCGCCGGCATGCGCTGGGGCGACCCCCAGGGTCAGATCATGTTCATCTTCGTGATCAACCTCGCGGGCGCCGAGATCGCCCTCGGCCTGATCCTGCTGCTCCGCCTGCGCGCGCGCATCACCACCCTCGATGGCGACAAAGCCACCCTGCTGCGGGACGTCAAGGCATGA
- the nuoL gene encoding NADH-quinone oxidoreductase subunit L — protein MNNLLWIVPASPLLGACLIGFFGSIIPGRVAGFIGTASVGIAAIIASLIGIHWYHDAPASHVYTEHLWNWVSLPGMHIGLSLYLDPVSLLMMLVITIVGTLIHLFSTEYMEGEEGYNRYFAYLNIFVAAMLLLVLASDLLVMFIGWEGVGVCSYLLVGFWFHETKNGYAARKSFVVTRVADVAMLVGILLLAVRTGTLSIQPMLDRAVDLASNGGSWITVAAALLLIGGLGKSAQFPFQTWLPDAMAGPTPVSALIHAATMVTAGMYLVVRLHVLYLLAPDVLAAISIGAAITILLAAFAALVQSDIKRVLAYSTISQIGYMFLALGVGAWSAAMFHFLTHAVFKALLFLSAGAIAMRMHHEQNIFKMGGLRTRIPLAFWSFLIGSASLAALPVISAGSFSKEMILGAVWYAPGLGPILWAAGLLGALVTATYIFRVVFLVFFGPAHSEVLEPYGIRIAIPLIILAAGSVLIGWLETPNFLGDNQMVLTLLTPAVGAIKAHGGLDIIVEGAGYVIPLFGLGIAFVLFRNGHWERVGLAPPSAFRRLMASGFGFDAIYDVLFVRPFLALVRILRNDPVDLIVTLLMAIALRLHQALRGSQVGQVRRYAGWLMVGSIATIAILVFK, from the coding sequence ATGAACAACCTCCTCTGGATCGTCCCCGCATCGCCGCTGCTCGGCGCCTGCCTGATCGGATTCTTCGGCTCGATCATCCCCGGCCGCGTCGCCGGTTTCATCGGCACCGCCAGCGTCGGCATCGCCGCAATCATCGCAAGCCTGATCGGCATCCACTGGTACCACGACGCCCCCGCCTCGCATGTCTACACCGAACACCTCTGGAACTGGGTCTCCCTGCCCGGCATGCATATCGGCCTGAGCCTCTATCTCGACCCGGTCTCCCTGCTGATGATGCTGGTCATCACCATCGTCGGCACCCTGATCCACCTGTTCTCCACCGAATACATGGAGGGCGAGGAAGGCTACAACCGCTATTTCGCCTACCTCAACATCTTCGTCGCCGCCATGCTCCTGCTGGTTCTGGCCAGCGACCTTCTGGTCATGTTCATCGGCTGGGAAGGGGTCGGCGTCTGCAGCTACCTCCTGGTCGGCTTCTGGTTCCACGAGACGAAAAACGGCTACGCCGCCCGCAAATCCTTCGTCGTCACCCGCGTCGCCGATGTCGCGATGCTGGTCGGCATCCTGCTTCTCGCGGTCAGGACCGGCACCCTCTCGATCCAGCCGATGCTCGATCGCGCGGTCGATCTCGCCTCCAACGGCGGCAGCTGGATCACCGTCGCCGCCGCCCTCCTGCTGATCGGCGGCCTCGGCAAATCCGCACAGTTCCCGTTCCAGACCTGGCTGCCCGACGCCATGGCCGGCCCCACCCCGGTCAGCGCCCTGATCCACGCGGCCACCATGGTCACCGCCGGCATGTATCTTGTGGTCCGACTCCACGTCCTCTATCTGCTGGCGCCGGACGTGCTCGCCGCAATCTCGATCGGCGCCGCCATCACCATCCTGCTCGCCGCCTTCGCCGCTTTGGTCCAGAGCGACATCAAGCGCGTCCTCGCCTACTCCACCATCAGCCAGATCGGCTACATGTTCCTCGCCCTCGGCGTCGGCGCGTGGTCGGCGGCGATGTTCCACTTCCTCACCCATGCCGTGTTCAAGGCGCTGCTGTTCCTCTCCGCCGGCGCCATCGCGATGCGGATGCACCATGAACAGAACATCTTCAAAATGGGCGGGCTGCGCACCCGCATCCCGCTCGCCTTCTGGAGCTTCCTGATCGGCTCGGCCTCGCTCGCCGCCCTTCCGGTCATCAGCGCGGGCTCGTTCAGCAAGGAAATGATCCTCGGCGCGGTCTGGTACGCTCCCGGCCTCGGCCCGATCCTCTGGGCCGCCGGCCTGCTCGGCGCGCTGGTCACCGCCACCTACATCTTCCGCGTCGTCTTCCTGGTCTTCTTCGGCCCCGCCCATTCCGAAGTGCTCGAACCCTACGGCATCCGCATCGCCATCCCGCTGATCATCCTCGCCGCCGGCTCGGTCCTGATCGGCTGGCTCGAAACCCCGAACTTCCTCGGCGACAACCAGATGGTCCTGACCCTGCTGACCCCCGCGGTCGGCGCGATCAAGGCGCATGGCGGGCTCGACATCATCGTGGAGGGCGCAGGCTACGTCATCCCCCTGTTCGGCCTCGGCATCGCCTTCGTCCTGTTCCGCAACGGCCACTGGGAACGCGTCGGCCTCGCCCCGCCCAGCGCATTCCGCCGCCTGATGGCGAGCGGCTTCGGCTTCGATGCGATCTACGATGTCCTGTTCGTCCGTCCCTTCCTCGCCCTCGTCCGCATCCTCCGCAACGATCCGGTCGATCTCATCGTCACCCTCCTCATGGCCATCGCGCTGCGGCTCCACCAGGCGCTGCGCGGCAGCCAGGTCGGTCAGGTCCGCCGCTACGCCGGCTGGCTGATGGTCGGCTCGATCGCAACCATTGCCATTCTGGTGTTCAAATGA
- the nuoM gene encoding NADH-quinone oxidoreductase subunit M translates to MILLWLLVIPLAGGLLAWPAGKLNPTLPRVISLAALVLDLILILPLLHNVTPANLIAPGHWLVGFDAPWIPSFGISLRLDLDGLSWLLIVLTLAIGVFSVVVSWKEIQDDVGFFHANLLWSLAGSIGVFLALDLFLFFFFWEVMLVPMYFIIAIWGHENRRRAALKFFLFTQGSGLLMLLSILALAFLHDQQTGKLTFDYFALLTSQPGGTFGYLVMLGFFIAFLVKLPSFPVHTWLPETHTEAPTAGSVILASILLKTAGYGLLRFAVPLFVAASRDIAPIAMWLGVVSIFYGAILAYGQSDLKKLVAYSSISHMGFVLVGIYTFNYIAWQGVVILMIAHGISTGALFITVGSIQKRLHTRDLGRMGGLWTDVPRLSSFGAFFVLASMGLPGLGNFVGEFLILRGTYEVAPLIAIFAAIGLIPAALYSLIAIQRAFHGNAAEPRTLPDFGARETIMMIALGAAIIWLGVYPQPVLKIAAPGLGNLVPIDTTAGLTLTRSGT, encoded by the coding sequence ATGATCCTCCTCTGGCTGCTCGTCATCCCGCTCGCCGGCGGCCTGCTCGCCTGGCCCGCCGGAAAACTCAACCCCACCTTGCCGCGCGTCATCAGCCTCGCGGCCCTCGTGCTCGACCTGATCCTGATCCTGCCCCTCCTGCACAACGTCACCCCCGCCAACCTCATCGCCCCCGGCCACTGGCTGGTCGGGTTCGACGCGCCGTGGATTCCCTCCTTCGGCATCAGCCTCCGCCTCGATCTCGACGGGCTGAGCTGGCTCCTCATCGTCCTCACCCTCGCCATCGGCGTGTTCTCCGTCGTGGTCTCCTGGAAGGAAATCCAGGACGATGTCGGCTTCTTCCACGCCAACCTGCTCTGGTCCCTCGCCGGGTCGATCGGCGTGTTCCTCGCGCTCGACCTCTTCCTGTTCTTCTTCTTCTGGGAGGTCATGCTGGTGCCGATGTATTTCATCATCGCCATCTGGGGCCACGAAAACCGCCGCCGCGCCGCGCTCAAATTCTTCCTGTTCACCCAGGGCAGCGGCCTGCTGATGCTGCTGTCCATCCTCGCCCTCGCCTTCCTGCACGACCAGCAGACCGGCAAACTCACCTTCGACTACTTCGCGCTCCTCACCAGCCAGCCCGGCGGCACCTTCGGCTATCTCGTCATGCTCGGCTTCTTCATCGCCTTTCTGGTCAAGCTGCCCTCCTTCCCGGTCCACACCTGGCTGCCCGAAACCCACACCGAAGCCCCCACCGCCGGCTCGGTCATCCTCGCCAGCATCCTGCTGAAAACCGCCGGCTACGGCCTGCTCCGCTTCGCCGTGCCGCTCTTCGTCGCCGCCTCGCGTGATATCGCGCCCATCGCCATGTGGCTCGGCGTCGTCAGCATCTTCTACGGCGCCATCCTCGCCTACGGCCAGTCCGACCTCAAGAAGCTCGTGGCCTATTCCAGCATCAGCCACATGGGCTTCGTCCTGGTCGGCATCTACACCTTCAACTACATCGCCTGGCAGGGCGTCGTCATCCTCATGATCGCCCACGGCATCAGCACCGGCGCGTTGTTCATCACCGTCGGCAGCATCCAGAAACGCCTCCACACCCGCGATCTCGGCCGCATGGGCGGCCTCTGGACCGACGTGCCGCGCCTCTCCTCCTTCGGGGCCTTCTTCGTCCTCGCCTCGATGGGCCTGCCCGGCCTCGGCAATTTCGTCGGCGAATTCCTGATCCTGCGCGGCACCTACGAAGTCGCCCCGCTCATCGCCATCTTCGCCGCGATCGGCCTTATCCCCGCCGCCCTCTATTCCCTCATCGCGATCCAGCGCGCCTTTCATGGCAACGCCGCCGAACCCCGCACCCTGCCCGATTTCGGTGCGCGCGAAACCATCATGATGATCGCCCTCGGCGCCGCCATCATCTGGCTCGGCGTCTACCCCCAGCCGGTCCTCAAAATCGCCGCCCCCGGCCTCGGCAACCTCGTCCCGATCGACACCACCGCAGGACTGACCCTCACCCGGAGCGGCACATGA
- a CDS encoding NADH-quinone oxidoreductase subunit N produces MISHLQASAPLLILAAAITILLAAIAIKRSFAGSVAISAIGLLAAIASTPWAINATGPAPMPTLFIFTTESLGFAALVILAALGVLILAAGYFTTGIKLPREEYPLLLLIATLGAVALTLSASFITLFLGLETMSLAMIGMIAYPRYRPGAEEAGLKYLILSGMSSALVLFGIALVELATNHLQFTPVLATLLTGTPILLAAVALIGAGAGFKLGVVPFHIWVPDIYAGAPAPSAAYVAVIPKIAVLAVIIRILEMPGVAFSHGTITAITIVAILSMAIGNLLALMQENIKRILGYSSIAHLGYVLVALLAASAIGRAGVIFYIVTYAITVIGAFGIIGILSRATAGRDLDQVSEFHGLFWERPFLATIMTLVLLSLAGVPPAIGFIAKMYIMAAGVHADLRILTGTLVVTSVIGLFYYLRIIIVMSLKPVERTATPEMAMAVPMTGWITMATLGALIIGFGVDPESLIVILRSLFG; encoded by the coding sequence ATGATCTCCCATCTGCAGGCGTCCGCCCCGCTGCTCATCCTTGCGGCGGCCATCACCATCCTGCTCGCCGCCATCGCGATCAAGCGCAGCTTCGCGGGCAGCGTCGCCATCAGCGCCATCGGCCTGCTCGCCGCCATCGCCAGCACGCCCTGGGCGATCAACGCCACCGGCCCCGCGCCGATGCCCACCCTCTTCATCTTCACCACCGAATCTCTCGGCTTCGCCGCCCTCGTCATCCTCGCGGCACTCGGCGTGCTGATCCTCGCCGCCGGCTATTTCACCACCGGCATCAAGCTCCCGCGCGAGGAATACCCGCTGCTCCTGCTCATCGCGACCCTCGGCGCGGTCGCCCTCACCCTCTCGGCCAGCTTCATCACCCTGTTCCTCGGGCTGGAGACCATGAGCCTCGCCATGATCGGCATGATCGCCTACCCGCGCTACCGCCCGGGCGCCGAGGAAGCCGGGCTGAAATACCTCATCCTCTCGGGCATGTCCTCGGCACTGGTCCTGTTCGGCATCGCGCTGGTCGAACTCGCGACGAACCATCTGCAATTCACCCCCGTCCTCGCGACCCTGCTCACCGGCACGCCCATCCTGCTCGCCGCCGTCGCCCTGATCGGCGCGGGTGCCGGCTTCAAGCTCGGCGTGGTGCCCTTCCACATCTGGGTGCCGGACATCTACGCCGGCGCCCCCGCACCCTCCGCCGCCTACGTCGCGGTGATCCCGAAAATCGCCGTCCTCGCCGTGATCATCCGCATCCTCGAAATGCCCGGCGTCGCCTTCTCGCACGGCACCATCACCGCCATCACCATCGTCGCGATCCTCTCGATGGCGATCGGCAACCTCCTCGCGTTGATGCAGGAAAACATCAAACGCATCCTCGGCTATTCCTCGATCGCCCATCTCGGCTACGTTCTGGTCGCCCTTCTCGCCGCCAGCGCGATCGGCCGCGCCGGCGTCATCTTCTACATCGTCACCTACGCCATCACCGTCATCGGTGCCTTCGGCATCATCGGCATCCTCTCCCGCGCCACCGCCGGGCGCGATCTCGATCAGGTCAGCGAATTCCACGGCCTGTTCTGGGAACGCCCGTTCCTCGCCACCATCATGACCCTGGTGCTGCTCTCGCTCGCCGGCGTGCCTCCCGCCATCGGCTTCATCGCCAAAATGTACATCATGGCTGCGGGCGTCCACGCCGACCTGCGCATCCTCACCGGAACCCTCGTCGTCACCAGCGTGATCGGCCTGTTCTACTACCTGCGCATCATCATCGTGATGTCGCTCAAACCGGTCGAACGCACCGCAACCCCCGAAATGGCCATGGCCGTCCCCATGACCGGCTGGATCACCATGGCGACCCTCGGCGCCCTGATCATCGGCTTCGGCGTCGATCCCGAATCCCTCATCGTGATCCTGCGCAGCCTGTTCGGGTAG
- a CDS encoding multicopper oxidase family protein, giving the protein MQYSIPRRRFLASAAAAASLPAIPAIAHAATPARRLTAHTRIIEVNGRAATKFQLTDQAGNTGITLAPGERFKVDLINNAGTSTIIHWHGQFPPWVQDGFPWMETPPIKPGATQAYDYAAIPGTFWMHSHQGLQEQNLMTAPLIVHSAADLRADHQEVVMMLHDFSFHSPEALMARLTGQSLPAIHTMTREIENIPTRDIPPHPARSAAMPGMSMPGMDMKDMDMNGMSMGKSDLNDVHYDAFLTNDRTLSDPLVIRTSRSARIRLRLINGSSSSQFWVDFGGLTGTVIATDGHDCLPIPVKRIPIGIAQRFDVLLDLPPDRATPILATLEGTSDRTGLILAPPGAPIARITPQAAKPAPAVDLSLERRLSARHPLTPRRPGLRHRIDLAGHMKPYAWSLNNEFWPNVTPLMLTTGQRVEIDLVNHSMMAHPMHLHGHDFQIIAIDGTPLNGAMRDTIVVPPMGTIRIALDANNPGRWAFHCHNLYHMMTGMMTEFRYHGTAV; this is encoded by the coding sequence ATGCAATACTCAATCCCCCGCCGCCGCTTCCTCGCCAGTGCTGCCGCCGCCGCCAGTCTGCCCGCCATCCCCGCGATCGCCCACGCCGCCACCCCGGCGAGACGCCTCACCGCCCACACCCGCATCATCGAGGTCAACGGCCGCGCCGCCACCAAATTTCAGCTCACCGACCAGGCCGGCAACACCGGCATCACCCTCGCACCCGGCGAACGCTTCAAGGTCGACCTGATCAACAACGCCGGCACCAGCACCATCATCCACTGGCACGGCCAGTTCCCGCCTTGGGTTCAGGACGGGTTTCCCTGGATGGAAACCCCGCCGATCAAACCGGGCGCCACCCAGGCCTACGACTACGCCGCCATCCCCGGCACCTTCTGGATGCACTCCCATCAGGGTCTCCAGGAACAGAACCTCATGACCGCCCCCCTGATCGTCCATTCCGCGGCCGACCTGCGCGCCGATCATCAGGAAGTCGTCATGATGCTGCACGATTTCAGCTTCCACAGCCCCGAAGCGCTGATGGCCCGCCTCACCGGCCAATCCCTCCCCGCCATCCACACCATGACCCGCGAGATCGAAAACATCCCCACCCGCGACATCCCCCCACACCCCGCCCGCTCAGCCGCAATGCCCGGAATGTCCATGCCCGGCATGGACATGAAAGACATGGACATGAACGGCATGTCGATGGGCAAATCCGACCTCAACGACGTCCATTACGACGCCTTCCTCACCAACGACCGCACCCTCTCCGACCCGCTCGTCATCCGGACCAGCCGCAGCGCCCGCATCCGCCTGCGCCTGATCAACGGCTCATCCTCCAGCCAGTTCTGGGTCGATTTCGGCGGCCTCACCGGCACGGTCATCGCAACCGACGGCCACGACTGCCTGCCAATCCCCGTAAAGCGCATCCCCATCGGCATCGCCCAGCGCTTCGACGTCCTGCTCGACCTCCCACCCGACCGCGCCACCCCCATCCTCGCCACCCTCGAAGGCACCTCCGACCGCACCGGCCTCATCCTCGCCCCGCCCGGCGCCCCCATCGCCCGCATCACCCCCCAGGCCGCCAAACCCGCCCCCGCGGTCGACCTCTCGCTCGAACGCCGCCTGTCCGCCCGCCACCCGCTCACCCCGCGCCGGCCCGGCCTCCGCCACCGCATCGACCTCGCAGGCCACATGAAACCCTACGCCTGGTCCCTCAACAACGAATTCTGGCCAAACGTCACCCCTCTCATGCTCACCACCGGCCAACGCGTCGAAATCGACCTCGTCAACCACTCCATGATGGCCCACCCGATGCACCTGCACGGCCACGACTTCCAGATCATCGCCATCGACGGCACCCCCCTCAACGGCGCCATGCGCGACACCATCGTCGTCCCCCCCATGGGCACCATCCGCATCGCCCTCGACGCCAACAACCCAGGCCGCTGGGCCTTCCACTGCCACAACCTCTACCACATGATGACCGGCATGATGACCGAGTTCCGCTACCACGGCACCGCAGTCTAA
- a CDS encoding DUF6726 family protein, with protein sequence MKPSVLLMLGITALILSGCGLAAAPCRVTSAGLKIVPLVGPVAAAPTDACANVIDPTPTRS encoded by the coding sequence ATGAAACCCTCCGTCCTCCTCATGCTCGGCATCACCGCACTCATCCTCTCCGGCTGCGGACTGGCCGCAGCACCCTGCCGCGTCACCTCCGCCGGGCTCAAAATCGTGCCGCTCGTCGGCCCCGTCGCCGCCGCCCCCACCGACGCCTGCGCCAACGTGATCGATCCGACCCCGACACGGAGTTGA
- a CDS encoding peroxiredoxin, with amino-acid sequence MSLQLGDTAPDFEQDSSEGRIKFHEYLGNSWGILFSHPADYTPVCTTELGVVARLMPEWKKRNVKPVGLSVDTGENHTGWAKDIKETQGQTVDFPILADHDHKVSKLYEMIHPNASTTATVRSVFIIDPAKKIRLILTYPMATGRNFDEILRVIDSLQLTDSDKVATPANWKDGDDVIIVPSVSDDEAKAKYPAGFKTLKPYLRMVKQPKLPHAS; translated from the coding sequence ATGTCATTGCAACTTGGCGACACCGCCCCGGATTTCGAACAGGACAGTTCGGAAGGCCGCATCAAATTTCACGAGTATCTCGGCAATTCGTGGGGCATTCTGTTCAGCCACCCGGCCGATTACACGCCGGTCTGCACCACCGAGCTCGGCGTGGTCGCCCGTCTGATGCCCGAATGGAAAAAGCGCAACGTCAAGCCGGTCGGTCTTTCGGTCGACACTGGTGAAAACCACACCGGCTGGGCCAAAGACATCAAGGAAACCCAGGGCCAGACCGTCGATTTCCCGATCCTCGCGGACCATGACCACAAGGTCAGCAAGCTCTATGAAATGATCCACCCGAACGCGAGCACCACCGCCACGGTGCGTTCGGTCTTCATCATCGACCCCGCGAAGAAGATCCGGCTGATCCTCACCTACCCGATGGCGACCGGCCGCAATTTCGATGAAATCCTCCGCGTGATCGACTCGCTCCAGCTCACCGATTCCGACAAGGTCGCCACCCCGGCGAACTGGAAAGACGGCGATGACGTCATCATCGTCCCCTCGGTGTCCGATGACGAGGCGAAGGCCAAGTATCCCGCGGGCTTCAAGACGCTCAAGCCCTATCTCCGCATGGTCAAGCAGCCCAAGCTGCCCCACGCGAGCTGA
- the pstB gene encoding phosphate ABC transporter ATP-binding protein PstB: MPEAAAQLAPMPLAAATPSPRIAIRNLDFFYGATQALKSVSLDFPDRETTAMIGPSGCGKSTLLRILNRMYDLYPNQRATGEVMLDGENIIAPTTDINRLRRRVGMVFQKPTPFPKSIYENVAFGVRLHERLTRAEMDERVESTLIRAALWDEVKDKLANSALALSGGQQQRLCIARTIAVRPQVILLDEPTSALDPISTLKIEQLIAELKRDFTIVIVTHNMQQAGRCADRVAFFYLGELVEVAPATDMFTAPRERRTQEYITGRFG, translated from the coding sequence ATGCCCGAAGCCGCCGCGCAGCTTGCGCCGATGCCCCTTGCCGCTGCAACGCCCTCCCCGCGCATCGCCATCCGCAACCTCGATTTCTTCTACGGCGCCACCCAGGCCCTCAAATCCGTCTCGCTCGACTTCCCCGACCGCGAAACCACCGCGATGATCGGCCCGTCCGGCTGCGGCAAATCCACCCTGCTCCGCATCCTCAACCGCATGTACGACCTCTACCCCAACCAGCGCGCCACCGGCGAGGTCATGCTCGACGGTGAAAACATCATCGCGCCCACCACCGACATCAACCGCCTCCGCCGCCGTGTCGGCATGGTCTTCCAGAAACCAACACCCTTCCCGAAATCGATCTACGAAAACGTCGCCTTCGGCGTCCGCCTGCACGAGCGCCTCACCCGCGCCGAAATGGATGAACGGGTCGAATCCACCCTGATCCGCGCCGCCCTGTGGGACGAGGTGAAGGACAAGCTCGCCAACTCCGCCCTCGCCTTGTCCGGCGGCCAGCAGCAGCGCCTCTGCATCGCCCGCACCATCGCCGTCCGCCCCCAGGTCATCCTGCTCGACGAACCGACCAGCGCGCTCGACCCGATCTCCACCCTGAAAATCGAACAACTCATCGCCGAACTCAAGCGCGATTTCACCATCGTCATCGTCACCCACAACATGCAGCAGGCCGGCCGCTGCGCCGACCGCGTCGCCTTCTTCTACCTTGGCGAACTCGTCGAGGTCGCCCCCGCGACCGACATGTTCACCGCCCCGCGCGAACGCCGCACCCAGGAATACATCACCGGCCGCTTCGGCTGA
- the phoU gene encoding phosphate signaling complex protein PhoU yields the protein MPIVSDESRHILSSFETDLTRLRDMIAAMGGLVETELADATTALITRDAELAARVVEFDARVDAEERSIEQFAIRLLATRAPVANDLRQVVAALKVTTDLERIGDYAANVAKRTLVLNESSPAYPLASLAQMSRLVQENLKSTIDAIGDADIEKATAVWRADQMIDDLYTTIFRELITYMMEDPRNISACTHLLFIAKNLERIGDHATNVAELTYYAATGTSLPENRPKGDLSAAYFAQSKP from the coding sequence ATGCCCATCGTCAGCGACGAATCCCGCCACATCCTCTCCAGCTTCGAAACCGACCTCACCCGCCTGCGCGACATGATCGCGGCGATGGGCGGCCTCGTCGAAACCGAACTCGCCGATGCCACCACCGCCCTGATCACCCGCGATGCCGAGCTCGCCGCCCGTGTCGTCGAATTCGATGCACGGGTCGATGCCGAGGAACGCAGCATCGAGCAATTCGCCATCCGCCTCCTCGCCACCCGCGCCCCGGTCGCCAACGACCTCCGCCAGGTCGTCGCCGCGCTGAAGGTCACCACCGACCTCGAACGCATCGGCGACTACGCCGCCAACGTCGCCAAACGCACCCTCGTCCTCAACGAATCCTCCCCCGCCTACCCGCTCGCCAGCCTCGCGCAGATGTCGCGCCTGGTGCAGGAAAACCTCAAATCCACCATCGACGCCATCGGCGACGCCGACATCGAAAAAGCCACCGCCGTCTGGCGCGCCGACCAGATGATCGACGATCTCTACACCACCATCTTCCGCGAACTCATCACCTACATGATGGAAGACCCCCGCAACATCTCCGCCTGCACCCACCTCCTCTTCATCGCGAAAAACCTCGAACGCATCGGCGACCACGCCACCAACGTCGCCGAACTCACCTACTACGCCGCCACCGGCACCAGCCTCCCGGAAAACCGCCCCAAAGGCGACCTCTCCGCCGCCTACTTCGCCCAATCGAAACCGTGA